A region of the Candidatus Kryptonium sp. genome:
GATATCTTGAAATTTCAAAATCAAGTGATAGATTTGTCGTCATAGACGGAACAAGAGGAATTGAAGAAATAAGCGAGCGAATTTGGGAAATCGTTTTTGAAAAATTAAAAACGAAGGTAAAATGAAACGCAAAATTTTCTTTTTCGGCTTTGGGCTTTTAGCCATTGCTCTGATTGTGCAATTTGAATTCTATCAAGTCAGGAAGGATGATATATTTTTCAAGATAGATAAAAGCATTGACATCTTTGGAAAGATTTATAGAGAAGTGATCCTAAACTATGTTGACGAAGTTGATCCCGAAAAATTTATGAGGGCGGGTATAAAGGGAATGTTAAGTGAACTTGATCCATACACTGTTTTCATAGACGAGAAACACAGAGAAGATGTTGATGCCCTAACGACAGGAAAATATGGAGGTATCGGAATAACAGTATCAAAGTTTGACGATCAGATTGTCGTTGTTAAAGTTTCAAAGGGTCATCCTGCCGATAAAGCTGGGATAAAAGTTGGTGATGTTATTGTTGAAATTGATAGCATAAATCTGAAAAACAAGCCTCTTGAGGAGGTTAGAACATACTTAGTTGGCAAACCTGGGACGCCGATAAAACTTAAGGTTTTAAGAGAAGGAGTTAAAGGTCCGCTCGTTTTTGAGATGACAAGAACTGATATTGAAGTTAAAAGCGTTGTATATTCTGATTTCGTTGAAGATGGAATCGCATATATAAAACTTGATCGTTTTTCAAGAAATGCAGGTGAAGAGTTAAGACGAGCAATAAAGAATTTGCAAGCGAAAGGTGAAATAAAAGGTTTGATATTGGACCTCCGCGATAATCCTGGGGGACTGCTTGACGCTGCGGTTGATGTAGTTGAAAAGTTTGTGCCAGAGGGGAGTTTAATCGTCTCAACTCGTGGGCGAAAACCAGATGCTTTGAGGAATTATTATTCTACTGAAAAACCAATGCTTCCAGATGTTCCGCTGTGTGTTATCGTAAATAGCTCAAGCGCAAGCGCAAGCGAAATAGTTGCTGGGGCCGTCCAAGATTTGGATCGTGGGGTAATTATCGGCACAAGGACATTTGGAAAAGGTCTCGTTCAAACGATTAGTTATCTCTCTTATAATACTTTTCTCAAGATAACAACTGCGAAGTATTACACTCCAAGCGGTCGCAGTATTCAAGAGATTGATTATTTTCACAAGCCTGGGGGCGTTTTCGTTTCAAAACCAGATTCGGAGCAAAAAATTTTCAAAACCAAAAACGGTCGGATTGTTTACGCTCAGGGTGGAATAATGCCCGATACAGTTGTCCCTGAGTTGAGACGAAGCGATTTCGTTGAAGCGCTCGTTCAAAAAAGATTATTTTTCAAGTTTGCAAATTATTTCTCCGCTGAACATGAGACATTGCCAGAAAATTTTGAAGTAAACGAGCAAATTCTTGAAAGATTTAAAAAATTCATTGAGCAAAATAACTTTACATTCAGAGATAGCTTTGAGATAAATCTTGAGAAAGCGGTTGAATACGCAAAAAGGCAAAGATATAAAAATGGCTATCTTGAAGCGATTGAGACAGCATTAACCAAAATGAAAAGAAACAGAATTGATTTCTTTAATCTTTATCGCGATGAAATCGCAAGAGAACTTATGCGTGAGATACTTTCAAGGTATAAGTATGAAGACGAGCTCATAGCGTGGGCTCTCCCAAACGATGTTCAAGTTAGAACAGCAATTTCAATTTTAAAAGAGAAAAAAACTTATAATTCTATTTTGAGCTTGAAATGATCTTATGGAAAGTCTTATTGCTTTTCATATCTGGTCTTTTCGCTGGTTTCCTTGCTGGCTTTTTCGGGATTGGTGGTGGCGTGATCCTTGTCTTAATTTTGATGTATTATTATTCTGGGACGGGGATTTCACCAGATCTAATTCCTAAAATTGCAGTTGCAACAAGTTTGTTCACGATAATTTTCACATCAATTTCAAGTACAGTAAAACAATATGAGAATAAAAACATTGAATGGAATCTGACATTTACAATGGGATTTGCTTCTGTCGTCTCCGCTTTGGTTGGGAGTAAAATTGCTACCATCGTTTCAGGAGATTTTATTAGAACTTTCATCATTGCAGTTATAATTTTAGCTGGGATCAGAATGCTTATTGATAGAAACTCGGGGGTTGATGTTGACGATTTGACAAATTACAAAAGCAATGTAAGTGCGATTTCATCTATTTTTTGGGGTTTGATTACTGGTATAATTTCCATATTCGCAGGTGTTGGAGGTGGGATCTTGCTCGTCCCAGTGATGAATAGTATTATGAAAATTCCTATAAAAAGAGCAATTGGGACATCAAGCTCAATTATAGTTTTAACCTCAATCTTCGGGACGCTTGGTTATGTGATCAATGGCTTCGGTAAACCTGAACTTGAAAATCTTGGAACACTTGGCTTTGTTGACTACACAGCAGGAATTCCAATCTTGATTGGTTCAATTTTAACAAGTCGCCTTGGAGCTCAAGCATCTTATAAAACGAGATCAAAACTTCTTAAAAAACTTTTCGCAGCCCTTTTAATCACGGTTGCAATTTTAACATTTTTCAAATAAAAGATTGGGAAAAATGTTTCTTAGATACCGCACATTTGAACTTAAGCTTAAACATCCTTTCAAAATCACACGAGGTGTGAGAA
Encoded here:
- a CDS encoding S41 family peptidase; this translates as MKRKIFFFGFGLLAIALIVQFEFYQVRKDDIFFKIDKSIDIFGKIYREVILNYVDEVDPEKFMRAGIKGMLSELDPYTVFIDEKHREDVDALTTGKYGGIGITVSKFDDQIVVVKVSKGHPADKAGIKVGDVIVEIDSINLKNKPLEEVRTYLVGKPGTPIKLKVLREGVKGPLVFEMTRTDIEVKSVVYSDFVEDGIAYIKLDRFSRNAGEELRRAIKNLQAKGEIKGLILDLRDNPGGLLDAAVDVVEKFVPEGSLIVSTRGRKPDALRNYYSTEKPMLPDVPLCVIVNSSSASASEIVAGAVQDLDRGVIIGTRTFGKGLVQTISYLSYNTFLKITTAKYYTPSGRSIQEIDYFHKPGGVFVSKPDSEQKIFKTKNGRIVYAQGGIMPDTVVPELRRSDFVEALVQKRLFFKFANYFSAEHETLPENFEVNEQILERFKKFIEQNNFTFRDSFEINLEKAVEYAKRQRYKNGYLEAIETALTKMKRNRIDFFNLYRDEIARELMREILSRYKYEDELIAWALPNDVQVRTAISILKEKKTYNSILSLK
- a CDS encoding sulfite exporter TauE/SafE family protein codes for the protein MILWKVLLLFISGLFAGFLAGFFGIGGGVILVLILMYYYSGTGISPDLIPKIAVATSLFTIIFTSISSTVKQYENKNIEWNLTFTMGFASVVSALVGSKIATIVSGDFIRTFIIAVIILAGIRMLIDRNSGVDVDDLTNYKSNVSAISSIFWGLITGIISIFAGVGGGILLVPVMNSIMKIPIKRAIGTSSSIIVLTSIFGTLGYVINGFGKPELENLGTLGFVDYTAGIPILIGSILTSRLGAQASYKTRSKLLKKLFAALLITVAILTFFK